The Porites lutea chromosome 4, jaPorLute2.1, whole genome shotgun sequence genome contains a region encoding:
- the LOC140933150 gene encoding uncharacterized protein, translating to MISFWSDSGCMSDTFDKGEVIYRLILSHSDLTTEEVASGMIEWPLPPVLRLKTWNKVDASINVEVVNETDRVTIKFGQFNFSDTIDLEVTFNLDLHKTHADGKLHDLTTYVIIKYNGSLNTCSSFSGSREFTFDGPTTTSITYYVPQLSCDLPLGMMDGRITNAQITASSHATGGEPNQGRLNRSSAWIPWNLLAKDKQQYLEVNFNTTVKIVRLVTKGLGRSCVKSISLCYSHDGAIFKRYMQGSVNKDLPANNNCDCAAVVILPTPFEAVFVRINPTSWQNSIALKVEFYGCRLGQPAIPGSLKFTSRGYYLDKTRDIMYICNVKCKEHSEHSPNCFFSKDMGASWTAMHWNIISILGHDTVENILYAVTANGRTVLKSTQDHSSKFITVSVNDWDAVKVKGTTNLAVMIGSELIINDTNKTPPTEHTVTSTSGTKWRVSPLGVHVEELLKWKLKATWSCHGCFPCHFDFESGSLDGWTKSGTAFNNQPTYGDNPTARDRGQPANQQGDWWIGGAENRPSPSSPAGLLQGDGPQGTLASPPFTIAASGKMSFLIGGGCDINLARAELVINNQVVRKATGKCTETMARQTWDASEFVGQKAFLRLVDTYSYGWGHINFDDLRGDINFVYCNIY from the exons ATGATTTCATTTTGGTCTGATAGTGGATGTATGAGCGATACGTTTGACAA GGGTGAAGTTATTTATCGCCTTATCCTATCTCATTCGGACTTGACCACAGAAGAAGTAGCAAGCGGGATGATCGAATGGCCTTTGCCTCCCGTTCTTCGACTAAAAACCTGGAACAAAGTTGATGCGTCTATTAATGTGGAAGTGGTCAATGAAACAGACAGGGTCACTATCAAG TTTGGACAATTCAACTTTTCGGATACCATCGACCTTGAAGTAACATTTAATCTTGATTTACACAAAACACACGCCGACGGCAAACTCCATGATTTAACAACGTACGTTATTATCAAGTATAACGGCTCCCTGAACACATGCAGCTCATTTTCTGGTTCTCGTGAATTCACCTTTGACGGGCCAACGACGACTTCTATCACATATTATGTTCCGC AATTATCCTGTGACCTGCCGCTAGGCATGATGGATGGTAGAATTACTAATGCCCAGATAACCGCCTCGTCCCATGCCACCGGCGGGGAGCCTAACCAGGGCAGACTCAATAGGTCAAGTGCTTGGATACCTTGGAACTTACTTGC gAAAGATAAACAACAGTACCTAGAGGTTAATTTCAACACCACAGTCAAAATTGTCCGCCTCGTTACCAAAGGTCTTGGGAGAAGTTGTGTCAAATCGATATCTCTGTGTTACAGCCATGATGGAGCTATTTTTAAACGTTACATGCAAGGAAGCGTGAACAAG GATCTACCGGCTAACAATAATTGCGATTGTGCGGCCGTGGTTATTCTTCCCACACCATTTGAAGCTGTGTTTGTTCGCATTAATCCGACCTCCTGGCAAAACAGCATTGCCCTGAAAGTTGAGTTTTATGGATGCAGACTGGGTCAGCCTGCTATTCCAG GTTCCTTGAAGTTTACAAGTCGCGGATATTACTTGGACAAAACAAGGGACATCATGTACATTTGTAACGTGAAATG CAAGGAGCATTCAGAGCATTCGCCCAACTGTTTTTTTAGCAAGGACATGGGTGCTTCGTGGACAG CTATGCATTGGAATATAATTTCTATTCTTGGCCATGACACGGTGGAAAACATTTTATATGCAGTAACTGCGAACGGAAGAACGGTTTTGAAAAGCACTCAAGATCATTCGTCAAAGTTCATCACTGTCTCAGTGAATGACTGGGATGCCGTTAAAGTCAAAGGCACCACAAATCTTGCTGTTATGATTGGAAGTGAATTGATTATCAATGACACCAACAAGACACCACCGACTGAGCATACAGTAACTTCAACCAGCGGCACCAAGTGGAGAG TGTCACCGCTTGGTGTTCACGTGGAAGAATTACTAAAGTGGAAACTTAAAGCAACTTGGAGTTGTCACG GTTGTTTTCCTTGTCATTTCGACTTTGAAAGTGGAAGTCTTGATGGCTGGACTAAGTCTGGAACTGCGTTTAATAATCAGCCAACCTATGGGGACAACCCGACAGCACGTGACAGAGGGCAGCCTGCAAACCAACAGGGAGATTGGTGGATTGGAGGTGCGGAAAACCGTCCCAGTCCAAGTTCCCCAGCGGGATTATTACAAGGCGACGGACCACAGGGAACTCTCGCATCTCCACCTTTCACCATCGCTGCCAGCGGCAAGATGTCTTTTTTAATTGGGGGAGGGTGTGACATTAATCTCGCTAGAGCGGAGTTGGTTATAAACAACCAG GTGGTGAGAAAAGCAACTGGAAAATGTACAGAGACTATGGCTCGTCAGACGTGGGATGCAAGTGAATTTGTCGGTCAGAAAGCCTTTCTTCGCTTAGTGGATACCTACTCTTACGGCTGGGGCCACATCAACTTTGACGACCTACGCGGAGATATAAACTTTGTGTATTGCAACATTTATTAA